Genomic segment of Arachis stenosperma cultivar V10309 chromosome 4, arast.V10309.gnm1.PFL2, whole genome shotgun sequence:
GAATTTCTCCACGGAGATCATCGAGAGCATCTCGCCGGAGGATCTTCAGCCAACAGTGAAGCTCTGCATCGACGGCCTCCAGTCGCCGTCGATCGCCGTGAAGCGATCGGCAGCCGCCAAGCTCCGTCTCTTAGCGAAGAATCGCGCCGATAACAGAGTCCTAATCGCCGAGTCAGGCGCAGTTCCGGTTCTGGTTCCGCTGCTTCGGTGCAGCGATCCGATGACGCAGGAGCACGCGGTGACGGCGCTGCTGAACCTCTCACTCCACGAGGACAACAAGACGCCGATAACCAATGCCGGCGCCGTGAAGTCGCTGATCTACGTGCTCAAGACAGGAACAGAAACCTCGAAGCAGAACGCAGCGTGTGCGCTTCTCAGCTTAGCGCTTGTGGAGGAGAACAAGAGCTCGATCGGCGCATCCGGCGCGATTCCGCCACTGGTGTCGCTGCTGATGAACGGCTCCAGCCGCGGGAAGAAGGACGCGCTGACGACGCTGTACAAGCTGTGCTCGGTGAAGCAGAACAAGGAGCGGGCAGTGAGCGCCGGCGCGGTGAGGCCTCTGGTAGAGCTTGTGGCGGAACAGGGGTCTGGCATGGCGGAGAAGGCTATGGTAGTGCTGAACAGCCTAGCAGCTATTCAAGAAGGAAAAGACGCAATCGTGGAGGAAGGTGGAATCGCTGCTCTGGTTGAAGCGATCGAAGATGGTTCGATGAAGGGAAAGGAGTTCGCCGTATTAACGCTTCTTCAGCTGTGTAGTGAGAGTGCTATCAACCGAGCGTTTCTTGTGAGGGAAGGCGCCATTCCTCCTCTCGTTGCTCTTTCCCAGTCCGGTACTGCTCGAGCTAAGCACAAGGTCAGTTGGAGTCTCCCTCTTTAGTTTCTCTTTATTACTCTTAATCTTGTGCTTATATTTTCTCATTATAATATCTGCATCACTGAAACACGCCGGTTTAGCAAAAGTGTTCAATGTCAGTTAGCTTGCATTGACCTGATAACGCTCACGTGATTCATGTCATTCACAACATATGAAATGGAATTGACCAAGGAGAAGGTCTTCCATCCTCCGCAAATTGTGCtattttgattgaaaacttgctcattactatttaatttattattattctacTTTTTAAATCTTACATGACCCTCTTTCGTATTCAAGCTTATGTTTGCTTCTGGCTTTGCAGGCTGAAACACTCCTTCGATATTTGAGAGAATCAAGACAAGAAGCATCGTCTTCAAGTTCTTAAGGTGGAgttattactactactactacttagggaggtaattaattatacaatgtaattggttattgtatatatagtGTTTTTGCTTGTTTGTACAGTGTGTCCAACATAGTTTGAACCATGTCTATTGAATTTAGAAGCAGCTTAGCGAGTTATAATAGACTGACACCTTAGATGCATGGATTTTAGCTAGGTTTGGGATTTTGCTTTCCCTTGTTCAATTCGTTATGTTTCCCTGGAGCTACCTGGttgtgtttggatttttttttttaattaggttgttaaattttctttgtttttaatgaCCCTTGTTTTGTGAAAAGGGTTGCTGATTGTATCATTGTAT
This window contains:
- the LOC130976423 gene encoding U-box domain-containing protein 4, which encodes MVSLEESGSNNTNRFPLERSYHSVSAISPKTHRRIGRSMRTIRSNFFQDDNSSNSCYSFTEKSTCLSENLSDSVVDLRLGELASRNVIKPTSPVPDEELLDLSHAFSDFSACSSDISGELQRLACLPSPEYVQKSNDAGNGGNQEQETEPEPCVGFLQRENFSTEIIESISPEDLQPTVKLCIDGLQSPSIAVKRSAAAKLRLLAKNRADNRVLIAESGAVPVLVPLLRCSDPMTQEHAVTALLNLSLHEDNKTPITNAGAVKSLIYVLKTGTETSKQNAACALLSLALVEENKSSIGASGAIPPLVSLLMNGSSRGKKDALTTLYKLCSVKQNKERAVSAGAVRPLVELVAEQGSGMAEKAMVVLNSLAAIQEGKDAIVEEGGIAALVEAIEDGSMKGKEFAVLTLLQLCSESAINRAFLVREGAIPPLVALSQSGTARAKHKAETLLRYLRESRQEASSSSS